Proteins encoded together in one Amblyomma americanum isolate KBUSLIRL-KWMA chromosome 1, ASM5285725v1, whole genome shotgun sequence window:
- the LOC144106851 gene encoding uncharacterized protein LOC144106851 isoform X3, which translates to MRRPLLYTIQLRNAYQPETPTYDAGNLQLHVRHLHEQSQERASPPHPLRPPRGHRASVGSIPGTSGLQREAHSAAGTQQPTALPTLPSSPSPPSPPVPGRPVLRRSQQDEEVADLLRETRRTVDLAEARNRRDAEFQARLLEHLNEAAANRRQLTATVADLAAAVRDTREQSVRLHEQLVVAVSFLVLLLHYQG; encoded by the exons ATGCGGAGACCTCTTCTCTACACAATACAACTTAGAAATGCATACCAGCCAGAAACACCGACATACGACGCAGGGAATCTGCAGCTGCACGTACGGCACCTGCACGAGCAGTCACAG GAGCGGGCCAGCCCACCTCATCCCCTCAGGCCACCTCGCGGCCACAGAGCTTCAGTGGGCAGCATACCGGGTACAAGCGGCCTACAGAGGGAGGCCCACTCTGCAGCTG GCACCCAGCAGCCGACTGCACTGCCCACACTGCCCTCATCTCCCTCACCGCCCTCACCACCAGTTCCGGGCCGTCCTGTGCTTAGGAGGAGTCAGCAGGACGAGGAGGTGGCTGATCTCCTTCGCGAGACCCGGCGCACAGTGGACCTCGCTGAGGCTCGCAACAGGAGGGATGCCGAATTTCAGGCGCGCCTCCTGGAG CACCTCAACGAAGCTGCTGCCAATAGGCGGCAGTTAACAGCCACTGTAGCAGACCTGGCGGCAGCTGTGCGGGACACCAGGGAGCAGTCTGTGCGCCTGCACGAGCAGCTTGTGGTGGCCGTCTCCTTCTTGGTGCTTTTGCTCCACTACCAG GGTTGA
- the LOC144106851 gene encoding uncharacterized protein LOC144106851 isoform X1 — protein MHTSQKHRHTTQGICSCTYGTCTSSHRGTSGGRLSSRAGRVVQLVGPVSAGGVGRPYCQQLAAPCQQQERASPPHPLRPPRGHRASVGSIPGTSGLQREAHSAAGTQQPTALPTLPSSPSPPSPPVPGRPVLRRSQQDEEVADLLRETRRTVDLAEARNRRDAEFQARLLEHLNEAAANRRQLTATVADLAAAVRDTREQSVRLHEQLVVAVSFLVLLLHYQG, from the exons ATGCATACCAGCCAGAAACACCGACATACGACGCAGGGAATCTGCAGCTGCACGTACGGCACCTGCACGAGCAGTCACAG GGGCACCAGTGGCGGTAGGCTATCGAGTAGGGCTGGCCGCGTCGTGCAACTGGTCGGGCCAGTGAGTGCCGGGGGTGTCGGGAGGCCATACTGCCAGCAGCTCGCCGCCCCCTGCCAGCAGCAG GAGCGGGCCAGCCCACCTCATCCCCTCAGGCCACCTCGCGGCCACAGAGCTTCAGTGGGCAGCATACCGGGTACAAGCGGCCTACAGAGGGAGGCCCACTCTGCAGCTG GCACCCAGCAGCCGACTGCACTGCCCACACTGCCCTCATCTCCCTCACCGCCCTCACCACCAGTTCCGGGCCGTCCTGTGCTTAGGAGGAGTCAGCAGGACGAGGAGGTGGCTGATCTCCTTCGCGAGACCCGGCGCACAGTGGACCTCGCTGAGGCTCGCAACAGGAGGGATGCCGAATTTCAGGCGCGCCTCCTGGAG CACCTCAACGAAGCTGCTGCCAATAGGCGGCAGTTAACAGCCACTGTAGCAGACCTGGCGGCAGCTGTGCGGGACACCAGGGAGCAGTCTGTGCGCCTGCACGAGCAGCTTGTGGTGGCCGTCTCCTTCTTGGTGCTTTTGCTCCACTACCAG GGTTGA
- the LOC144106851 gene encoding uncharacterized protein LOC144106851 isoform X2: MKIDEDDLWRGTSGGRLSSRAGRVVQLVGPVSAGGVGRPYCQQLAAPCQQQERASPPHPLRPPRGHRASVGSIPGTSGLQREAHSAAGTQQPTALPTLPSSPSPPSPPVPGRPVLRRSQQDEEVADLLRETRRTVDLAEARNRRDAEFQARLLEHLNEAAANRRQLTATVADLAAAVRDTREQSVRLHEQLVVAVSFLVLLLHYQG; the protein is encoded by the exons atgaaaatcgacgaagacgaCTTGTGGAG GGGCACCAGTGGCGGTAGGCTATCGAGTAGGGCTGGCCGCGTCGTGCAACTGGTCGGGCCAGTGAGTGCCGGGGGTGTCGGGAGGCCATACTGCCAGCAGCTCGCCGCCCCCTGCCAGCAGCAG GAGCGGGCCAGCCCACCTCATCCCCTCAGGCCACCTCGCGGCCACAGAGCTTCAGTGGGCAGCATACCGGGTACAAGCGGCCTACAGAGGGAGGCCCACTCTGCAGCTG GCACCCAGCAGCCGACTGCACTGCCCACACTGCCCTCATCTCCCTCACCGCCCTCACCACCAGTTCCGGGCCGTCCTGTGCTTAGGAGGAGTCAGCAGGACGAGGAGGTGGCTGATCTCCTTCGCGAGACCCGGCGCACAGTGGACCTCGCTGAGGCTCGCAACAGGAGGGATGCCGAATTTCAGGCGCGCCTCCTGGAG CACCTCAACGAAGCTGCTGCCAATAGGCGGCAGTTAACAGCCACTGTAGCAGACCTGGCGGCAGCTGTGCGGGACACCAGGGAGCAGTCTGTGCGCCTGCACGAGCAGCTTGTGGTGGCCGTCTCCTTCTTGGTGCTTTTGCTCCACTACCAG GGTTGA
- the LOC144128431 gene encoding uncharacterized protein LOC144128431 has protein sequence MSRGLFNEVLIIEVSKRPLLWDVKDNFRNKSTKESLWEEVRDAIRAIDDTVTVEEIIARWKNLKDTYRRKIKDEKDGKKSGSGATAKTAWPHLKQMEFLRDSMETRRSFCNLDAVSHVQVASAAAETSHASCSPASPDSKEVEATPNEFECMYSVPGLPDEPGPSCMAATSPEVLPHRGNKPQKKRRQEVEAADRDIQAVRSAIAAHRPMVTPHVRT, from the exons ATGTCGCGTGGACTGTTCAATGAGGTGCTGATCATCGAAGTATCCAAGCGCCCACTTCTATGGGATGTTAAAGATAACTTCCGCAATAAGTCGACCAAGGAGTCCCTTTGGGAGGAAGTGAGGGACGCAATTCGAGCAATTGACGACACCG TAACAGTTGAGGAGATTAttgctcggtggaaaaatctaaaAGATACGTACAGGCGAAAAATTAAAGACGAAAAAGATGGGAAGAAGAGTGGGTCAGGAGCCACTGCAAAGACGGCCTGGCCACATTTAAAGCAGATGGAGTTCCTGAGGGACTCCATGGAAACGAGACG GAGCTTCTGCAACCTCGACGCAGTGAGCCACGTGCAGgtggccagcgcagcagccgagacgagccacgccagctgcagcccagCATCGCCAGACTCGAAAGAAGTAGAAGCAACGCCAAATGAATTTGAATGCATGTATAGTGTCCCAGGCCTTCCTGATGAACCAGGACCATCCTGTATGGCAGCAACTTCACCAGAGGTTCTCCCACATAGGGGAAACAAGCCACAGAAGAAAAGGCGgcaggaagtggaggctgctgacaGGGACATTCAGGCCGTGCGAAGTGCAATTGCAGCGCACAGGCCAATGGTTACACCGCACGTACGGACTTAA